The Glycine max cultivar Williams 82 chromosome 17, Glycine_max_v4.0, whole genome shotgun sequence genome contains the following window.
TGATGGATGCTGGAATGGTAGAAATACCCAtgtgagattaaaaaaaaataaatcaaattcataacttttatatatatatatatatatcactaaattaatcttatagCTCTTGAGAGCATCATCAAGTATCAACACAGGAAATCTCGGCTAATACTACACTCTGTTAACGGTTTGGTTGTTATGCTTTAATGCTGGCAGTTTTTCTgatgttattatatttataggGTTGGACTGTGATCTGGCAGCCATTATGTGTGTGGGGCAAAATTTTACCATTGGGATAGGGTTCTGTAGGATGGCTGTAATTTTGGTGAAGcgttgttatatttatttatactctTGTACAAGGTATAAATAGAAAGTAACCAATGGCAGCTGGGTGCAGATATTTGTTTGTATATGTCTTTGTAAATGTATTTGAGATACctcttgtattattttttttccctcggatagaaaacctaatatcttttttattcattgaatcagcaattaattttattcatgtagaattaattaaattttttttatacataaagataaataaacatGAATTATCTCATTAAATAGATCGAGGATTTGTAAATATAACAAaactttatataattatataaatctttTGAGTTAAATGTCTGTTGTATTTACTATTCAGTATAAtttatttgctgataaaaaaatgaaaagtagaATTAATATCAAGTTATTTTTGTCAGCATTTGACGTAAAATGGAAGGTATGTGGTGAATGACTGAATGTGAGTTAGGTTCTCTTTTCGTTATTCAAAAGGAAATTAGGTTACATTGAAAATGTAATTCAATAATtgaaaaaaggagaagaaaataaaataaaaacaaaactaagttGAACTCAATCATCTCATGATAGTCTGCTCCAACTCGTGGGTTGGATGGagcaaatcaaaataattcaggatacttcctttttgtttttttttttttaacaaactcatCTTACAAGTCAGTTAAGCTAAATTGACGCATAAATTGAAACACATTCTGACAGTTCTATCAATAAAGTATTTAATGTGAATCTTGAATTTTACAACAAAACGCATAATAAAAGTAGCCTAATCCCATGAATTTTGGCACACTGAATTCTATTTTACCGCTGTTTCGTGTTTCAGATAAGTACGCATGTAATGCAAGTCATATTTTGCTTTCAAAGGCTAAATTTTAGTATTTCGTTTTCTccataacataatttttagtGGTGGAGAAATGCTTGCCCTACCCACACCGTTAAGTAACACGATTTTAACATGACAGCTATGGTTTTCTCCTGCATTTATTTATAGCCACATGAAGTAACACGAATCAGTTCTTCATAAGCATAAATGAATTcccttaaaaaatttgtttacgtcaattctttcaaaattaattatattagaacATAAACCAaacacaattttcttttcttttctttttatgaaaatagATCAAACAAGTTCTAAAGTGGCTGCTATGTTAGAAgatgaaattaataattaacactttatttttaattaaaggaACCGAAAGGCCCAGAAAAGGAGCTAAACTGAGAGAGATAATCGAAGGAGGGACAACTCCTAAGATACAAGCTGCTCACACAAGAAGGGCAATGCTCAAACTACAAGCCAACTTTGCCAAAACATCTGCACACGagttgtattattttatttagagtATGTATGGTTGAGACatgataataaagaaaataaaaataaaagtaaagcaAAATTCAGAAGGTGTGAGAATCGTATATGAGAGTACAATTTTTGTTTACAAACGTATTTAGTTGTGGTAAGAGACAGTAATAATAAGTTACTACTGTATTGTATAGTTATATACATAAAAGACAGTACTAATTTAATAATTGAAGGCAAAAATGGCCTTGCAGCTGTGTTGAACTGAGAGGTCAGCTAGAGAGACAGAGCGCCAACCATTGCAGATAAGCACATCCCTACCAAACCACATAACACGTGTCATTCACACGACTTTCCAATTTTCATATCACAAATcacaaaactaaattaattcaGACCACACCACAtcgtacacacacacacacacacttttttcaAGGCATAGGATTGGTGAGGCAAACTTGAATtgaagtgaagaaggagatggcTGCAACCTCTTCCTTGTGCTCATCGACCCTCCAATCCCAGATCAATGGATTCTtccttcacaaaacctctcttTCCCATACTCCTTCCCTCACTTTCTCCAGGTATTCATTCATTCCTCTTCTTACAATCACTTGATCGATTCGGAAGCATATCAAGGATACCCAAAACATCAATTTACCTCTTGTACTTTGGATTGAAAGATTGAAAATCGAATTCACTCACTGGGACCCCTTTATGTCATGATGGGTGTCTGTCTACcattttttcaaattgaaacaaaagaaCAATCTCTGGGTAGCTTGCAATCAGctaattcaaaagtcatatgaTTTACTTCATCCATCATGCATGCATTGTCTTCTGGTTTTCGTACATGTTATCTTCATTTGGGAGGACTGTGACATCATGTTATTCTGTTTTTGAACCTGGATGGTTCTGTTTGATTTGCGTCTTTGCTATCGGATTTGATAATGGAGGTTTGGGAATCTCATTCATAGGGTTAAAAATGTTAGCTTCAGAGCTTCATTCTATGTGCCAGCATTTCCATGTATTTTTGTCTGTGGCCTTGTGTTCATGTTGAGTTTTAAAACTACTTTTCATGTGATTGGTACATATTTATGCAGATTTGTGCCTCGGGGTATTTAAAAGGATAATATAGTCTGCTTTAATGTTCTTTTGTTACTCCATGTTCTGTGAATTCAGGAGGAAAATTTCAACCACAGTGAAGGCTACATCTCGAGTCGACAAGTTTTCAAAAAGCGATATCATTGTCTCTCCGTCCATTCTTTCTGCAAACTTTTCAAAATTGGGAGAGCAGGTTCTATAACGTGCTTTACATTTTGTAATCAGTATTTCAGTTTCATATGTTTTGGTTTGCTAATACAATATGTAATATTTCATAATCATTTTATCATGTTTGCTGATTGCCAGTAAATCtgtccttttgttttcaaggcaCTATTAGCATGTTTTTTGATTATCAGCGATCATGATTGTTGTAGTTTGTGTTATCTTGTCTAGGTGAAAGCAGTAGAATTGGCTGGTTGTGATTGGATTCACGTTGATGTAATGGATGGTCGCTTTGTTCCAAATATTACAATTGGACCTCTTGTGGTTGATGCATTGCGCCCTGTGACAGATCTTCCTTTGGATGTACACCTGGTATTCATCTTTATACAAATACTAAATTAATCTGATTTTGAATCTAAGTTCTTTTCTGACTTTTATTGAAACACTGTAGATGATTGTAGAGCCTGAACAAAGGGTACCAGATTTTATTAAGGCAGGAGCTGATATAGTCAGTGTTCATTGTGAACAATCTTCCACCATCCATTTGCATCGTACAGTTAATCAAGTAAGATTTCCTTATGAACTGTACAGGAACTGGACAGTTGAAATTATTCCTTGGAAATATGTTTCCCCTCTCCTGTTATAAATTTTCAGCTTAATATATCTATGTTCCCTTGTTTTAGGTGAAAAGTCTGGGAGCTAAAGCTGGAGTTGTCTTAAACCCCGGTACCCCCTTAAGTGCAATAGAATATATCCTTGATGGTGAGCCATTTTTACTCCCTTTTGCTTGCctacttttcttttcattatacAATAAGAACATTAGTGATTTATGACATGGGTTCCCAGTATGCTTTACATGGACCAATGCCAGCCGACTCTGTACTTAGTTTAGAATAGAAAAGTTACCAAAGCTGTCAGTTAACTAAgagttctgttatttgtttgcattattttttaataaaagagtaTATGTTGAGCTATTTAAGTGACAAAAAGGAAGCTATTTCTGTGTTTTGACAATACTTGTAAAAGAAAGTTATAATTTATCAACAGAAGACAAAGATTTAGTCAGCAATTTTAATAGCAATGTCAGACATATTAGTTACTCCCTCCGTTCCTATTTATAAGACCCAAATTTGAAATAGtgcttgttcctttttataagaccCCACCGATAATGTTccttgcattaattatttttagactagAAATACCTCTaatcaaaagaaaagagaaaatgaattggCAAACAATTAGAAAAGAGAGGAGTATTAATGATAAGGataatttttgaaaagttataaatttaaaacaaatttattgctaccaactaaattaactattttctttaattttgatgaaGTAAGTAATTGACTCTTATAAATAGGAACAGAGGGAGTATATTATTAAGGTTGTCATCACAGACTTACagtttactttaaaattaaaatcaagggGCTAATTTCTTGTTTCAAAACTTTAGTGCTAAAATAATGAACAAATTAGAGGagtaaaacttatttttcttgatctttatttttatttactttaattaCTCACACGAGAAATGCATGGGCATTTTTTACCTCATTAAGGAAGTAAAAGAGAGTAAAACAATCTCTTTCACAATATATTGAGATCTATTGAATATTTGAGTTACTTGTTTAAAAGTTTTGGTAGTGAGAAAATAAAAGCTTTTAATCCTGTTATGGTTTTTGCAGTGGTTGATTTGGTCTTAATTATGTCCGTAAACCCTGGCTTTGGTGGCCAGAGTTTTATTGAGAGTCAAGTAAAGAAAATTTCTGATTTGAGAAGATTGTGTGCGGAGAAGGTACGATGATTGGATCTGTGTTACTgtctgttattttttgttttgcccCCCAACTTGTATGTCATACATAATATCTatctgcattctctctctcttcaggGAGTGAATCCATGGATTGAAGTAGATGGTGGAGTTGGTCCAGCAAATGCATACAAGGTGCCATATACATAATCAATGTCTtctatcaatttataattaagaatGATCTGTAACAAGTCTTCTTCTACATGCTGAGCATAAACTGATAGGGCTCAATGATTGCCTTTTTTTGAGTGGGTGAACTCAACATAAAATATTTGGAAACAGCTGATGTGACATGCATATCCATTCATGCACTTTAACTTTATATATACCGCTGTATTTTGGTGAAGTGCTCCAGTTTTTGGATAGAttaggaaattaaaaaataattagttaggATCTCATTCTTGTTTATTCATTCAACAAGGCATAGTAATAGAATTGATCCATTTGAGTTGTAAGATCCAATTTAGTATAATCTTGATTGACAGGTGATTGAGGCTGGAGCCAATGCACTGGTTGCTGGCTCTGCTGTTTTTGGAGCTAAAGATTATGCCGAAGGTACccgaaaaaatatttttgtgatttgacatatatatatataatatatatattgcaaTGTGTTGAAATTCAATgtgattttgataattttaatgaCTTCAACTCCCTTGTAGCTATAAGAGGAATCAAAACCAGCAAAAGACCTGAAGTAGTTGCTGTGTGAAATGCCTGTGTGGTTCCATATTCACCGTACGCTCCAATGTAAGCTGTATTTTTTGCCCCATAGAGGTTTATCCATTAAATTTTGGCATATCGTTTTACTGATTGGGTGGTTGAATATAAGCAAAATTGACTGCCAGTATGAGAAACAATCAAGTAAAATAATGGCAGACATTGCTTATGCGCCAGTTTCAAAGTCaactatattatataattaagttatGCTTGTGGCTCAATCATCACATGTATCTGACTGATAATTACTCAATACTAGTAGAAATTTTACATTTGGTTGTGTTAAAAATGCTCCATTGGAGTTACAAAATGTAGAAGGTATTGTCCTGGCTCTGAGCATGATCTCAATCTAATTCTCACTGCGGGTTTTACTCTGTTTGAACCTGGCAGACAGTATTCATGAATTAGTGGCCTATTGGGCACCGTTATGTTGCCTGGCTTCTGTCACCACTGGCAATTTGCTTCTCTCTGGAATTAACTATAAGAAATCAATCCAAGTAAGGCTGCTGCTGTGATGCATAGtttgtatataatattttggaGTATCAGgacaagtttaattcaagataaAGCCCTTTACTCTGTATCACCTTGTAACCTGTCAATTATATTCCCCCATATTGTAAAGCAGTTGAGCTTTCTATCAATACAAGGTTTGAAGAAAACCAGCTAAATACATTAtatgcttttgttttttttcaaagttgATACCATTTTGTTTCGTTCTAACAATGTCAATGAGGAAAGGACCCCTTGAAAGATGAATAATGACCAATTCACTTCAAACTTTAATCAGAGTGCCTATGTGAATTTTCACACTTTTGAGATAAGTGGCAAATTGATGTCTAGAAGAATGAGGAAAAGACAATCTTACTGCTATACTGCCAAATTCTTATGCTAACAGCGGACTATTGATTGCCCTACACGCTAAGTTAATCGTATGTTATATCAATGGTTATTAAATATTCCACTTTATAGTCTTTTTAACAACCATTGCCAATTCACCATAATGGTGGCTTAGCTGGCTTGATAGAGACTTTGAAACAAACCACTTCGTAAAGAACAACATCAACAACGTTGTATGACAAATCCATACGCCAGCAAAATCAATCTCATTTGTTAAATTCTTCAACGGTTGAATTTTTTGTTCTGGCGCATTAGTCTTAGATTAATATTTGCAAATAATACGCAAAATTGTACATGGAATTAACATAATTAGAAAATTGTAATCATTCATTCATATACTTTTCAAAGTTtaccattttctcttttttttttctcccaaaaCATTTGTTATTGGGCATTGGCTTTCATACCAAATAGTATTATTTAACAATTACATCGCAGAATAGTACAAAATGCCAATGTCAACTATACAAAACTTAATGGTAATCTCAGTTTGTAtgtaaagaaacaaataataaaacatatacatCCGCCCATAAAGATAATCTCAAATTGCCCAAGGAACAAGTTATACATTCTGTCTGCAGACAGGACAAGAATCATTCTTGACAAGCCATTTGTCCACACATATCAAGTGAAATGTATGGTGACAGCGAGGTAAGCTTCTTGCAATTTCCCCTACTTCAATATCCtgtaaatttcacttctcaatgTTAAGATCATTACATTAAcagtttcattaaaaaaaaaaactcaaatgggAATAATGAAGACTTGTAGGAAGTGTTATGCATTTTGTGGTCATTAAATCTCATTAATATCCTCACAAGCAAGAAAAATTAGAGGCTTCCTTGGTTAATTATGCACATAATACCTACCTACTGCTTTAATATTAGTATTTCCAGAGCCTCCTTATGAatattctttgttctttttaattattttcacataGGAAACAGAAAAAGGATTAGGAGATGGACATatgttaaaaaagaataatcacCTGCAAACATATTGCACAGCAGGTATTCTCTGCCTTTGAGATCATATGGTGGGGTAACCTCTTCAATGAATCTCCTGACAGTCCTCTGGGTGCAACTAAGCCATGAACATCATGAGTCTCAACATAGCCTGTATTCGCAATGCCAACCTGCTCAAACTAAAACAAATGATCATACGTCAAAAACTAGATATTATCCAACAGACTGCGTGATAAAGTAGTCCAAGTACACAATTTACAAGTGTCTTAAGGATACAGTTCTAAACAATAAACACAGCAAAAATTTATAGAAGTTCATATTAGTTACATCACTATATGTAAATAAGCTTTACAAACCATgcttgtttaaaataaaaatcaaagtggTCTACATATGGGTTTACAAAATTCAACAAGAGTCAAAATAATCTAGAGAGATTTACACAAAATGTGCAggttaaaaaacattaaaaagtaAAGATAATCCTTTAACATACAAAAGCAATTGAATGAATTGATAGCaggcataaaaattaaaatgtgctagttaaaaaacattaaaaaattaaagataatccTGTGCACATGCAGCGTCAATGGCAGTGATATTACCATAGTTTGGTTGGTTATGGATCGTTTAGTTAGTTACAGTCTTATGGATGCACATGTGATTAGTTGGCGTGGAAAATAGTCTCTCCTACTATATAAGCGGCATATAGTTATTTTGTAAACAACTATTACATCGCCAGTGCAACCTTAAACAGCTGCATTAAAACAGCCACATGGCTGCATAGTTATCAAAATGCTACAATTCACGATTCGAATCTTGTCCATGTGTGTACAAATTTGGATTATTGGGCATTTTAAGATTTGTATTTTGCATTGAATGGGGAAGTAGttgatgtccaactaaggactgAAACTCTAACAAAGACCacgaattataaattttgattgcaAATTTGGAATGAACAAATTAGATATCCCACAGACAATTGTTGATTGAGAAATTTTCagagaaataaaatacaaaatcctTCAAAGGATGACTGGTTTAACCATGGTACCATTCCTGATTTGATTAatgtactttttaatttaatggatgattttctttacaaaaaccAGCTCTCTGCTGTCAAATCTTTGTTTTTGACTTAATGTGTGCtatatttgtttggataaataatCAAATGTCTGCAGATCGATGCACTCTGATTTGCATTCCAAGTGTTTTGAGGCTTTTTTTACAAAGTGAATAGTTTAAATCtccttttttaactttaatttcagATTTCAATTGTTATATAGGTTACATGAGCTTGCCACAAGCTGATCAAACTGAGAAAAACCAATTTTAGgtgaattgaaataaaaagagGCTCATTTCTAATTCAAGAATAGAAAATATGCTGATAAAACTAGCCAATGCCCAAGGggaggagaaaaagaaagctGGCATTTTGCAAGCTTCCATATtgcaaaggaaaaatatataaaaacaagtGGCATTACTCATAAGTCTTAAAAGGTTAAGTCCATCTCAAATTGGCCATACCAAATAGGCAATAGCTCTTAGTATTACCAACTCAAAGATAGCCCCCTAGACTATTATATTCATCCACTGAAGCACACAGCTATTGCTTTCAAAAGGCAAATGTGGGGCAAGAGAAAAAGGAGAATTACCTGCAAATTGTAAGCAGTTAAAATAGCAGGTGTAAGGGATTCCTCAACAAGCCTCCCACGAACAAGTTCCTCTATGAAATCTGCCTGGAtttcaatgttaaaatattGGCTTAAAACTAAGAATTAAAGACTGCCACTCATAAAGGCTAATCATATAACAGGCTAGCA
Protein-coding sequences here:
- the LOC100306666 gene encoding RING/U-box superfamily protein isoform X1 translates to METGIIQGPWGFRSLSKFVLCTISGALTVCFALAGALTGAIAGALAAKATKSGLLRGVSLGAIAGSILSVEVLEASRAYWCMEQTGSRSASSMADFIEELVRGRLVEESLTPAILTAYNLQVGIANTGYVETHDVHGLVAPRGLSGDSLKRLPHHMISKAENTCCAICLQDIEVGEIARSLPRCHHTFHLICVDKWLVKNDSCPVCRQNV
- the LOC100306666 gene encoding RING/U-box superfamily protein translates to METGIIQGPWGFRSLSKFVLCTISGALTVCFALAGALTGAIAGALAAKATKSGLLRGVSLGAIAGSILSVEVLEASRAYWCMEQTGSRSASSMADFIEELVRGRLVEESLTPAILTAYNLQFEQVGIANTGYVETHDVHGLVAPRGLSGDSLKRLPHHMISKAENTCCAICLQDIEVGEIARSLPRCHHTFHLICVDKWLVKNDSCPVCRQNV
- the LOC100817791 gene encoding putative D-ribulose-5-phosphate-3-epimerase, with amino-acid sequence MAATSSLCSSTLQSQINGFFLHKTSLSHTPSLTFSRRKISTTVKATSRVDKFSKSDIIVSPSILSANFSKLGEQVKAVELAGCDWIHVDVMDGRFVPNITIGPLVVDALRPVTDLPLDVHLMIVEPEQRVPDFIKAGADIVSVHCEQSSTIHLHRTVNQVKSLGAKAGVVLNPGTPLSAIEYILDVVDLVLIMSVNPGFGGQSFIESQVKKISDLRRLCAEKGVNPWIEVDGGVGPANAYKVIEAGANALVAGSAVFGAKDYAEAIRGIKTSKRPEVVAV